From a single Dromaius novaehollandiae isolate bDroNov1 chromosome 13, bDroNov1.hap1, whole genome shotgun sequence genomic region:
- the LOC112989086 gene encoding cytochrome b-245 light chain — MGQIEWAMWANEQALAAGLIMLTGGIVAVAGQFKGWYFAAYAIAAGVFVCLLEYPRSKRKKGSTMERCGQKYMTAVVKVFGPLTRNYYIRAILHAALAVPAGFLLATILGTVCLGIASGIYLLAAVRGEEWRPIEQKPRERPHVGDTIKQPPSNPPPRPPADARKKPPLDAGGQVNPIPVEAE; from the exons atGGGGCAGATCGAGTGGGCCATGTGGGCTAACGAGCAGGCGCTGGCGGCCGGGCTCA TCATGCTGACCGGCGGGATCGTGGCCGTGGCGGGGCAGTTCAAGGGCTGGTATTTCGCGGCGTACGCCAT cgcgGCAGGCGTCTTTGTCTGCCTGCTCGAATACCCCAGGAGCAAGCGGAAAAAGGGCTCCACCATGGAGAGGTG CGGCCAGAAGTACATGACGGCCGTGGTGAAGGTGTTCGGGCCCCTCACGAGGAATTACTACATCCGGGCCATCCTGCACGCCGC CCTCGCCGTCCCCGCCGGCTTCCTCCTCGCCACCATCCTGGGCACCGTCTGCCTGGGCATCGCCAGCGGCATCTACCTGCTG GCGGCGGTGCGCGGCGAGGAGTGGCGGCCCATCGAGCAGAAGCCCCGCGAGCGGCCGCACGTGGGTGACACCATCAAGCAGCCGCCCAGCaacccgccgccccggccccccgccgacGCCCGCAAGAAGCCGCCGCTGGACGCGGGGGGGCAGGTGAACCCCATCCCCGTCGAGGCCGAGTGA
- the IL17C gene encoding interleukin-17C: MQHGLLGQEKLFVPESLWLGPAMPSSPLSAPSLAVGSLSPLARSIDDGGGWLGALVLLGALWLCQGLRRPGSPPHLHCYSASELQPGEAPAHLLSRSLRWDHYVPVQLVPQLERLQEPRRRRRHPERACPALQLRAGLRSEPNERSISPWRYRIDEDENRYPRKLAFAECLCRGCVDVKTGRETTSLNSVAIHQTMMVLRRKPCPHPASPGLFTFEVDYIRVPVGCTCVLPRTGR; the protein is encoded by the exons ATGCAGCATGGGCTGCTGGGGCAGGAAAAACTGTTCGTCCCCGAGTCCCTATGGCTGGGTCCTGCCATGCCCTCTTCTCCGCTCAGTGCCCCCAGCCTGGCCGTGGGGTCCCTCAGCCCCCTCGCACGCTCCATCGATGATGGCGGG GGCTGGCTCGGTGCCCTGGTGCTGCTGGGCGCCCTGTGGCTGTGCCAAGGCCTGcggcgcccgggcagcccccCGCACCTGCACTGCTACAGCGCCAGCGAGCTGCAGCCCGGCGAGGCCCCCGCGCACCTCCTCAGCCGCAGCCTGCGCTGGGACCACTACGTGCCCGTGCAGCTGGTGCCGCAGCTGGAGCGCCTGCaggagccccgccgccgccgccggcacccggAGCGCGCCTGCCCCGCGCTGCAGCTCCGCGCCGGCCTCCGCAGCGAGCCCAACGAGCGCTCCATCTCGCCTTGGCGCTACCG CATCGACGAGGACGAGAACCGGTACCCGCGGAAGCTGGCCTTCGCCGAGTGCCTGTGCCGGGGCTGCGTGGACGTGAAGACGGGCCGGGAGACGACGTCGCTCAACTCGGTGGCTATTCACCAGACCATGATGGTGCTGCGGCGCAAGCCCTGCCCGcaccccgccagccccggcctctTCACCTTCGAGGTGGACTACATCAGGGTGCCCGTGGGCTGCACCTGCGTGCTGCCCCGCACCGGGCGCTGA
- the MVD gene encoding diphosphomevalonate decarboxylase, whose translation MGWRQLATVLRGADTWAGREPGAGLGRVLPRRRGGPGPFWGVRSRLGGWDLFWGPGSARRPGPAWGHAERLSGCRHPARAGAAWGSGPARERGGTMAEDKAVTMVTCTAPVNMAVIKYWGKRDSELILPINSSLSVTLHQDQLKTTTTAAISRDFKEDRLWLNGEEADAGHPRLQACLREVRRLARKRRGGGTDAAPLSLAYKVHVASENNFPTAAGLASSAAGYACLVFALARLYGVEGELSEVARQGSGSACRSMFGGFVQWHRGERPDGKDSVAQQVAPETHWPELRVLVLVVSAEKKPVGSTAGMQTSVDTSPLLKHRAEALVPERIACMVRHIRERDFEGFGQLTMRDSNQFHATCLDTFPPIFYLNDVSRRIIALAHRYNAHHGCTKVAYTFDAGPNAVIFALADTVAEFVEVVRRSFPPAPNGDQFVRGLPVGSASLPEELLSAVVLEPVPGAIRYILHTKPGPGPQLLDDPSQHLLGADGLPRGSA comes from the exons ATGGGGTGGCGGCAGCTCGCTACGGTGTTGCGCGGCGCGGACACGTGggcgggccgggagccgggcgcggggcttGGCCGGGTGCTGCCCCgacggcgcggggggccggggccttTTTGGGGTGTCAGGTCCCGTTTGGGGGGCTGGGACCTCTTTTGGGGGCCGGGTTCCGCCCGCAGGCCGGGTCCCGCTTGGGGCCACGCTGAGCGCTTGTCCGGCTGCCGGCACCCagcccgggccggggctgcgTGGGGCTCGGGTCCtgcccgggagcggggcggcaccATGGCCGAGGACAAGGCTGTCACCATGGTCACCTGCACGGCCCCTGTCAACATGGCCGTCATCAAGTACT GGGGCAAGCGGGACAGCGAGCTGATCCTGCCCATCAACTCCTCGCTGAGCGTGACGCTGCACCAGGACCAG CTGAAGACCACCACCACCGCTGCCATCAGCAGGGACTTCAAGGAGGACCGGCTGTGGCTGAACGGGGAGGAGGCCGACGCAGGGCACCCGCGGCTGCAGGCCTGCCTGCGTGAGG TGCGGCGCCTGGCCCGCAAGCGCCGCGGTGGCGGCACCGACGCGGCCCCGCTCAGCCTGGCCTACAAGGTGCACGTCGCCTCGGAGAACAACTTCCCCACGGCCGCCGGCCTGGCGTCCTCGGCGGCCGGCTACGCCTGCCTGG TGTTCGCCCTGGCCCGGCTCTACGGCGTGGAGGGCGAGCTCTCGGAGGTGGCGCGCCAGGGCTCGGGCAGCGCCTGCCGCAGCATGTTCGGCGGCTTCGTGCAGTGGCACCGGGGCGAGCGGCCGGACGGCAAGGACAGCGTCGCGCAGCAAGTGGCACCCGAGACCCACTGGCCGGAGCTGAGGGTCCTCGTGCTGGTG GTCAGCGCCGAGAAGAAGCCGGTGGGCAGCACAGCGGGGATGCAGACCAGCGTGGACACCAGCCCCTTGCTGAAG CACCGCGCAGAGGCCCTGGTGCCGGAGCGCATCGCCTGCATGGTGCGGCACATCCGCGAGCGGGACTTCGAGGGCTTCGGCCAGCTCACCATGCGCGACAGCAACCAGTTCCACGCCACCTGCCTCGACACCTTCCCCCCCATCTTCTACCTCAACGACGTCTCGCGCCGCATCATCGCCCTGGCCCACCGCTACAACGCCCACCACGGCTGCACCAAG GTGGCCTACACTTTTGACGCCGGCCCCAACGCCGTGATCTTCGCGCTGGCCGACACCGTGGCGGAGTTCGTGGAGGTGGTGAGACGCAGCTTCCCCCCGGCGCCCAACGGGGACCA GTTCGTGCGTGGGCTGCCCGTCGGCTCGGCCTCGCTGCCGGAGGAGCTGCTGTCTGCCGTGGTGCTGGAGCCGGTGCCGGGCGCCATTCGGTACATCCTGCACACCAAG cccggccccggcccccagctCCTGGACGACCCCAGCCAGCACCTCCTGGGTGCGGACGGGCTGCCCCGAGGCAGCGCCtga